Proteins from one Malaya genurostris strain Urasoe2022 chromosome 2, Malgen_1.1, whole genome shotgun sequence genomic window:
- the LOC131431131 gene encoding ras-related GTP-binding protein A, with protein sequence MKKKVLLMGKSGSGKTSMRSIIFANYIARDTRRLGATIDVEHSHVRFLGNLVLNLWDCGGQESFMEQYFASQKDNIFRNVEVLIYVFDVESRELEKEVHYYQSCLEAIMHNSPDAKIFCLVHKMDLVAEEQRDIIFKEREAELKKLSRPLECTAFRTSIWDETLYRAWSSIVYQLIPNVKALEHSLNYFANVVDADEVLLFERATFLVISHCQRKQHRDSHRFEKVSNIIKQFKLSCSKLGAKFSSMEVRNSIFAAFIDTFTSNTYVMVIMSDPSIPSEATLINIRNARKYFEELENPNSLNSTNVIHSSGTHTNHGMVNGGSSNYYSHHQQLQQQYLQQQQLQHQQNSTNPYH encoded by the exons ATGAAAAAGAAG GTGTTGTTGATGGGCAAAAGTGGGTCCGGAAAGACCAGTATGCGCTCGATTATTTTTGCCAACTACATTGCTCGGGACACTAGAAGACTAGGAGCGACAA TCGATGTCGAACATTCACACGTGCGATTTCTGGGCAACCTGGTGCTCAATTTGTGGGATTGCGGTGGCCAGGAGTCGTTCATGGAGCAATATTTTGCCTCCCAGAAGGATAACATCTTCCGCAACGTAGAGGTTCTGATTTACGTGTTCGATGTGGAAAGTCGTGAATTGGAGAAGGAAGTGCACTATTATCAGTCCTGTTTGGAGGCAATCATGCACAACTCACCGGATGCCAAAATCTTCTGCCTGGTGCATAAAATGGATCTAGTGGCGGAAGAACAGCGTGATATTATCTTCAAAGAGCGCGAGGCGGAGCTAAAGAAACTTTCCAGGCCGCTGGAGTGTACCGCCTTTCGGACCAGTATTTGGGATGAAACTCTGTACAGGGCGTGGAGCAGCATTGTTTACCAGCTAATTCCTAACGTGAAAGCGCTAGAACACTCGCTGAACTATTTTGCCAATGTCGTCGATGCCGACGAAGTACTGTTGTTTGAACGAGCTACTTTCCTAGTGATTTCGCATTGCCAACGAAAGCAACACAGAGATAGTCATCGATTCGAAAAGGTCTCCAATATTATTAAACAGTTTAAATTATCCTGTTCTAAGTTGGGAGCAAAATTCTCTTCCATGGAAGTGAGAAATAGCATATTTGCTGCTTTCATCGACACCTTCACTAGCAACACTTACGTTATGGTAATCATGTCGGACCCTTCTATCCCCTCCGAAGCCACACTAATCAACATTCGGAATGCTAGGAAATATTTCGAAGAATTAGAAAATCCCAATAGTTTGAATTCGACTAATGTCATTCACTCATCGGGTACCCACACCAATCATGGGATGGTCAACGGAGGGTCTTCCAATTACTACTCGCATCATCAGCAGCTTCAACAACAGTACCTTCAGCAGCAACAgcttcaacatcaacaaaattCAACCAACCCGTACCACTGA
- the LOC131429406 gene encoding beta carbonic anhydrase 1: MERILRGVMRYRNTTREQMVKEFQKVRDNPQPKAVFFTCMDSRMIPTRYTDTHVGDMFVVRNAGNLIPHAEHFQDEYFSCEPAALELGCVVNNIRHIIVCGHSDCKAMNLLYQLRDPEFASRKNRRISPLRAWLCEHANTSLGKFQNLRQIGLDKPLIFSSETPLRKFVAYIDPENQFAIEDKLSQVNTLQQIENIASYGFLKKRLESHDLHIHALWFDIYTGDIYYFSRNSKRFIPIDESTIDKLQEEVRRFYS, from the exons atggaacgaattttgcgagGAGTTATGCGTTATCGGAACACCACCCGTGAGCAGATGGTAAAGGAATTCCAAAAAGTGCGAGACAATCCACAG CCCAAAGCGGTGTTCTTCACATGCATGGACAGTAGAATGATTCCAACACGTTACACGGATACGCATGTGGGTGATATGTTTGTGGTGCGAAACGCCGGTAACCTAATTCCACATGCAGAACACTTTCAGGACGAATACTTTAGCTGTGAGCCTGCAGCCCTGGAGCTGGGTTGTGTTGTGAACAACATCCGACATATCATCGTATGCGGGCACAGTGACTGCAAGGCGATGAATCTGTTGTACCAGTTGCGAGATCCAGAGTTTGCGTCCAGA AAAAATCGTCGAATATCGCCGCTGCGAGCGTGGCTCTGCGAACATGCAAACACCAGTCTGGGAAAATTCCAAAATCTGAGACAGATAGGCCTAGACAAGCCACTGATCTTTTCGTCGGAAACGCCTCTGCGCAAGTTTGTGGCGTATATCGATCCGGAGAATCAGTTCGCTATCGAAGATAAACTGTCACAGGTGAACACGTTGCAACAGATCGAAAATATCGCCTCATACGGGTTTCTGAAAAAGCGGCTCGAATCCCATGACCTTCACATCCATGCCTTGTGGTTCGACATTTATACAGGAGATATTTATTACTTTAGTCGTAACTCGAAACGGTTCATTCCGATCGATGAAAGTACCATCGATAAGCTCCAGGAGGAAGTTAGACGGTTCTATTCGTGA